From the Candidatus Binatia bacterium genome, the window CAATTCTTCAGCTCGACGCCGTAGCCCACGGTAGAGCTAGGTCCGAGCGAGGAGTAGCTGCGCACGAGCACGTTGTTGCCGATGTAACAATCGCGCCCGATGTAACAGGGGCCGGCCAGCACGGCTCCCGCGCGAATGGTGGAGCCAGCCTCGATGCGCACGGGGCCAACGATGGTGACGTTGTTGTCGAGCTTGGCGTCGCGCGAAATGCGGGCCTCCTCCCACGTATCCATCACCATGCGGTTGGCCGCCAACACATCCCACGGATACTCGACATCGATCCAGCCTTCCTCCCAAATCGAGGCGTGCACGCCCACGCTGGTCGTCAGGCGGTCGAACACTCGCTCCATCGCGCCGCCCGCCTCCTGGACCCACGAGAACAACTCCGTGGGCAACACGAAGAATCCGGACAACACGTAGTTCCCCAAGCCCGGCGTGCGCGGCTTCTCGACGATTTGCGTAATCCGCGTCCCGCTCAAATACACGTTTCCGTAGCGACCCGTGGGCGGCCCCGGCAAACACACCCCAGCAATCGGGCTCTTAAAGGTGTTGAACGACTGCAAGAGCTGGAGGAAGGGATTGCCGGAGGTGACCACGTCGCCGTACACGAGCACGAAGTACTCCCCGGGCATAAACTTGCTTCGCGCTTGCAAGATGGCGTCCGCAATTCCTTGAGCGCGCTCCTGGCGAACGTAGGTCAAATTCAGACCGATCGCAGAGCCGTCTCCAAACGTTTGTTCGACGACATGGCCATGTTGACCCACGACCACGGTGACGTCGGTAATCCCCGCTTCGCGCAAGTGCTGCAGGGTGCGGCGCAACAGCGAGCCACCGGCAACCACCGTCATCGCCTTCGGGCGCGTGGCCGAGAACGGCACTAACGTGCGCCCCGCACCGCCGGTTAACACCAAAGCCTTCATGCAGCCCTTTGCACTGAACTCTTTCTTCTGCGCCGCAAGCGGCAGCAGATACCATAATCCGAATCGGCGCAGTTTCTCAAGCGCTTGCATTCGACTCCTCCGCTCTTGACCTGCCTTGGAGCTTCGGCCACCATGGCTTCATGAAACGCAGGGGCCAGGGTTCGACGTGGACAACGTTTTTGGTGCTCGGCATCGCCCTGCTGGCAAGCGCGCCCAGCCAAGCTTGGGAGCGGGAACGGATTCGCAAGAATCCAGTGTTTCCCGACGAATACGTGATCGAGAAGGACGGACGCCGCACTGGTACCATTCGCCGGAATCCGGTGTTTGGCGACGAGTGGGATGTTTACGACGAGATGGGCCGACGAAAAGCTACGATCCGGAAGAACCCGGTATTCCAGGACGAGCTGAACGTATACTCCCCGTTCGGCACCCGGGAAAAAACCATCCGCAAGAATCCCGTATTGCCGAACGAACTCGACGTTTACGACCAGAGCGGACGCCGCATCGAGCGCGTGCGGCCGGATCCGGTATTCCCGAACGAGTGGAAAATCGATCGCCTCGATCCGTGATGTGGGCCTCCGCCTAAACTCGCGGCGGAGATTCTGTTGTGGTTGCGGCGCGTCTGACACGCCTCGGTGGCCCACACGTGCGGCCAACCCAATGAACACATCTGCCGCCGGCCCGTGCAAGAAGCCCCAGAGTTGCTAGGGTGACGGACCCGATCGCCTTCCCTCTTGCAAAGGGAGCAGATGCGGGTCAACATACCGTCAACCTTGACTGTTATGACCCTTTTGAGGCAGCGAGAAGAAAAAAACGATTGGCGTGCCCCGCAACGCCGTAGAGAAAGATTATGGTTGGATCACTCTTTGCCGCAATGGTCGTCGTAGCCGGATTGGCGGTGACCTTGTATTTGGTCACGCTTTTAGCCTCGGCCGCAGCCGAGCCGCTCGAGCAGCTTTGGGAGAATCGCCGCTTCGAGCAGCATCGCCAGCGGGCGAGTCAGTCGGATGCCTGGTTGCAAGCCGGAGCATTTGACTTGGCACTGCAGTCGCTGCGAGCAGGCTTCTACCTGCAGCCGGTACGCCAGCGCCGCCTTTCGGGAGAAATTTTCAACCACCATGCGGCGCTGCTCGCACGCATCATCGCGCTGACTAACGAGCTGTGCGGCGGCACGGTGCGGTTGTTTTCGCTGGCGCGGGCAGATCGGTTGCTGGCCGACCGTGCGGATTTACAGCGGCGCTTTCTGCGCGCCTGCGAGTTAGGCAGCGCAAGCCAGCAACGCGACTTGCTCGATCAACTCGATCGCAACGCCCGCGAACTGCGCGCGGCCCTGGATCAACTGTTCGCCGAGGTCCAAACGATCGTCCACACCCGCTCTCCAGCGGGAGCGCAAATGCGCGCCCATTGAGAGCAGCGAGTGGCGCGCACGGCGGATCGTAGGGGCGACGCATGCGTCGCCCGAGGTGCCACAGCGCAGCAGCGTGCTTGGTGGAGCGGCAAATTTCAACTGGCGGCACGCTGGTCGCATTCGTAATCGTCGGCGGCAGCGAAGGGGCCCGCAGCCGTGAGCGAGCGCACGCCGCACCTACGCTGTGAGGCGTTTGTGGATGCTGCGGTGGCAGATCACCAGGAGCAGGGCGGAAACGGCGAGGATGTAGGCAAGGTCCCACACCATCACGCCACTCCAGCGGCCGGCAAAGCCCAAGCGGGCAAGCCGCACTGGATGTAGCAAGGGCAACGCTTCCGCCACCCACAACCACACGCCCGAAAGCCGCTCCGCTAACGGGAAGAACACGTCGGAAAACAGAAACAGCGGTGTGAGAAACAAGGTGAAATAGAAGCTGAAAAGGTCGATGGTGACGATTTGCAGTGAAAACACCAGCCCCACAGCCGCAAACAGCAAGCCGCTAAGCACGATGACCACCAGTGCCCACGGGGCAGCGTACCACGGGGTGAGCCCCCAGGCGCTGGTGACCAAGTAAAAGCAGCCTCCGTAAATCGTCGCGCGCGTGACGGCCCACAGCACTTCCCCGGCGAGAATGTCCGCAGGCTGCACTGGCGTCGTCAGCATGGCGTCGTACGTTTTCTCGAAGTGCATGCGTACGAAGATGTTGTACGTGACCTCGAAGCTTGCGCCATTCATCGCCGCCACGCACACCAGCCCCGGGGCGAGAAACGCCGCGTAGGGGAGCCCGCCCATCTGCTGCACGTAGGCACCCAAGCCAATGCCGATGGCCATCAGGTAAAATACCGGCTCGAAGAAGTTCGGGAGGATGTTGAGCTTCCAGGTTCGCCGGTACATCGAAAGATTGCGGTGCCACACCGACAAGGCGTGGGGCAGCGAAACGTTCACGGCTCGCTTTCCTCCAGCGACGAGCCGGTGAGCGCCAAGAACACATCCTCGAGGTTGGCCGGACGCAGCACGAGCGTGCGCCGCTCGCCACCGTCGCGCGCCCGGATGGTCTCGGCCACACGCGTCACGTCATCAGCGTAAATGGTCAAGCGGTCAGCGGTGCGCAGCACGTGCGCTACCGGCAATCCATCGAGCAGCGCCGGCACTTCGTCTTCGTCGCATTCGCATTCCAAGGCTTCCCGCGCGAGATAGTGCTGAATGAGCTCCTCGGGGGCGCCTTCCGCCAGCACCTTTCCGGCGGCAACGATGGCCACGCGGTCGCACAGGCGCTGGGCTTCGTCCATGTAGTGCGTGGTGAGTAAGATGGTCTTCCCCGCCCCTCGCAAGGCGCGCACCCGCGCCCACAGTGCAAGGCGCACCGCGGGGTCGAGACCTGTGGTCGGCTCGTCGAGGATCAACAACTCGGGATCGTTCACCAGCGACAGGGCAATCGCCAAGCGGCGCTGGAAACCGCCGGAGAGCTGCTTCACCGGCACGTGCGCGTGCGAGCGCAGCTCGAGGAAATCGAGGAGCTCTTCGACGCGGCTCTCCAAGGAGCGTCCGCCAAGCAAGTGATAGCGGCCAAACACGCGCAAATTTTCCACCGGGGAAAGCGCCTCGATGAGCACGTTCTGCTGGAGCGTCACCCCCAAGCGAGCACGCACTGCACGCGGGTCGGCAGCGACATCGATGCCGAACACACGCACGCTGCCCGAAGTAGGCTTGGTCACGCCGTAAACCATGCGCAAGGTGGTGGTCTTGCCGGCGCCATTAGGACCGAGGAGGCCAAAACAGATCCCGGGCGGAATCGCGAGGTCGATGCCGGCCACAGCGGTCCGGGTGCCGAACCGCTTGACCACGTTGCGTGCCTCGATCACCATGGGTTGCCTTACCGTACGCAACCGCACTCCCGGCGCAAGGGCAGCCCGACGACCTTGCATTCTGCTGGTTCGGCGCGCAAGCTAGCAGCATGACTGTACACGATTTCTCGGCGCGAGCCATCGACGGTACGGAAACCAGCCTCAGCGAGTTCGCGGGCAAGGTGCTGCTCATCGTCAATGTGGCCTCGCAGTGTGGCCTAACGCCGCAGTACCGCGGGCTGCAGGAGTTGTACGAGCATTATCGCGAGCGCGGCTTCGCGGTGCTCGGCTTCCCTTGCAACCAATTCGGTGGGCAAGAGCCAGGCACGGAGGAAGAAATCCGCACCTTCTGCGAAACGCGCTACCATGTCACGTTTCCGCTGTTTTCCAAAATCGAAGTCAACGGGCCAAATCGGCATCCGCTTTACGCGTTCCTCACACAACAGCAAACCCAGCCAGACGGCCCTGGCGACATTCAGTGGAACTTCGCGAAATTTTTGATCGACCGGCAGGGCAAGGTGGTAGCCCGCTTCGCTCCTGCCACAGCACCGGTATCGGAGGAAGTCGTCGAAGCCATCGAACGCACGCTCGAGTAGTCCAGTTGTGTCAGCGCAACGGCGCGTAGCGACCCCCGTGCACCTGCACAACTCGCTGGGCGCTCACGCCTGCGTACGCGGGGGTGCGGAGCGCGCCGCGGTGTGGAGCGATGTTCTTGCCGCCCTCCCAAATCGCCGCTTTCCTTTATTCGAAAGGCCGGATGATCACCGGGTGGTGGCGAGTAGAAAACGTTGGCTGCTCCACACGCTCGCGGATCCGCCAGCCTTCAGCGGTGCGCACTAAGCGATCGTGGTAGTAGCCGCCCTCAAAGAACACCACGAGGTTACCATCTTCGTCGGTAATGCCCATGGGGTTGAACAGGCAGGAGCGGCACTCGGCGGTATCGCCATCGATGCGCACGTCGAAGTTGGAGACCATGTGCTGGGTCATCGCAAAGCGAGCGAACACCTCGGCCAACCAAGCACGCACCACTGGTAACGACCCTTTGATGCCCCCCACGGCCGTGTAGTCGATAGTGGCATCGGGCGTGAAACAGCGGGTGAACAAGTCCCAATCGCGCGTGTCGAGAGCGGTGGCGTAACGCGTGAGCAAATCCTGAATTTCCAGCCGATCCGCCAACTGCTGCCATCGCTCCACCTGGGTTGTGTCCATACCATTCCCTCCTTCCCACTCGCGTTTGCTCGCCGGCGCGCTCGCCCGCGGATTGTGGTTGCGTTTCCGGTGCTCGGCCCATCGCACGCTCAGGCTTGCGGTCTTGCCGCGACGGTGCGCGAGCGAGCTTTTATCCACACACCGCGGCGCAATGCTAGCACCGCCCAACGGTGTTCCCGGCCCTCTGACGTTCGCTTCGTCGCATCCTAGGCTAGAGTCCGCCGCCTCACACCGCCGCCGCGGAGGTGCACAGCTATGGCGGATTCGGCATTCGCCGCTCGACACCGCTCGCCACTCGCCCGTAGCCCCCACCCCGTCCCCACGGGCGACGCATGCGTCGCCCCTCCGCACCGGAGCACGCCAGGTCGCATGCCGGCCCCGCACCGTACCACCCGCCTCCCGGGTTCCGTGGTACGTAGGGGAAGCCCTTGTGGCTGCCCGCGTTGCCTGCCACCACAGCGCCGCTGCTTGGCCGCGGCCAGCGTTAGTCGGCAGCGCCCCACGTTCCCTTGGGGTAGCCTCCCTGCTCGAGAGGAAGGACAGCACCATCCGTCGAGGACGCGGCTCTCTCTTCCAGCGCGAGCGTGGAAGGGAGCCGGAGAACGGCGGCCGCCCGTACACCCCCGCTCGCGATGCCCTCGACGAGGATCGTACGCCCAGCAGCGTCCCGCCGATCGAGCGCGAGAAAGCAGCCGGTCCGAGCCTTCCGACGCAGCATCCGCACGTGGATTGCTGCCGCAATCGGCCCTTGCCGCACGGGCCTCTCATCCGCGCCGGGAGGCGACCACCGGCGAAGAGCTGCGACCGGTTTTCCACTGGCTGGTGTGTGTGCTCGGCTGTCCTGTCGCGCGGCCCTCGAAGAGTGTGTCTTCAAATCCGTTCGCTCGGTTGCCTGGTCTGCATGCGGTTTGCTGTGCGGTATGCGCAAGATGCGGCGGAAGCTGAGCACGCGAATTCGACGCTTCCGCAGCTAGCGGCGTTTTTGCACCGCATCCGCTGTGTCGAAAATCACTTACAGCGACGCGCCGAGCACTCACAGGAGTTGGTACAGCGTTGGCTTTCCCCGCGCCGCACTAGGGAAGGGTCATGGACAACAACTGTGGAAGGCGGTTCGGGTCGGTTCTACTCGGTTTGCTTTTGCTCGCCTTGCCATGCTGGGCGACAATTTTGGTTTACGACAACGATGCCGAGCTTGCCGCGCAATCGGATGCCGTCGTGCTCGGCAAAGTGTCCGCAGTCGTTCCCGAGTACACGCCGGAAACTAACAGCGTGCGCACGCGGGTGAGCGTCGCCGTACAAGCGGTGGTTGCGGGTCGCCTGCAACAGGAGAGCATCGAGCTCAGCGAGTTCGGGGGAGCAGTGCCAGGACTGCAGGAAGAGGTGTTCGGCACGCCCGAGTATCGTGTGGGCGAGCGCGTGCTCGTATTTGTCCAACGCGGCGACCAGGGCCGCTTTCGCACCACCGGCTTGGCCATGGGCAAATTCACTGTGGAGGCGACCGGCGGTGGCACTTGGGTGGCGCGGCGCAACTATCGTGGCGCCAGCGTGCTGCGCCCGCGCGCCCACCGAGTCGACCCCGCCCCCCGCGCTGAGGAACGCCCGCTTCGCGACCTGATCGCCGAGGCGCAGGAGGTGTTTGCCGCGCGCGGAGAGATACCGGCGCAAGTGGAATTGCCACCCCCGGAGGATACCGAACTCGATTACTCCGCCCCGTTTTCGCTTTTAGGGAATGGTCGTTGGTTCGAGGCCGACTGGGGAGAACCGGTTTCTTTTTGGATCGATCGCCGCGGGCTCCAGGCCTTGGGTCCGGCAGCGACCGAAGATGTCGTGCGCGCCGCCATGGCGGCGTGGAGCGACGTGCCGGGCTCGTTGCTCGTCCTGCAAGTAGCAGGCTCGATCGAGCCCCAACCTTTCGCGCCTTGCGACGGGCCGACGCGGATCGTGTTCGACGACCCGTTTGGCGAGCTCGCCAACCCGATGAACTGCCGTGGCATCCTCGCCGTCGGTGGGTATTGTACGAAGTCTGCCACCATGTGGCACAGCGGCATGGTCTTTTCCGCTATCGACCTCGGCAAGATTGTGTTCAACGATGGCTTCGAGGGCTGTGGCATCTGGACGGCGTGCAACGCCGCCGAGGTCGCCACCCACGAGCTCGGCCACACAATTGGGCTTGGGCACTCGGTAGACCAGCACGCAACCATGTCGCCGTACGCCAACTTCGATGGGCGCTGCGCCGCTCTCACTCAGGACGACATCGACGGTCTGCTGTTTCTTTACGGTGAGCCGTTGCCCGACGTGGTCCTGCCTCCGCGTGCGCCGGTGACGTTGCGGATTCCCGCGGGGGAAACGGCGGCCAGCAAGGAGGTGGCGCTGCAGATTCGCAACCCCGACCGCCTGCCCGCGAATGCCACCATGGAAGCCCGGCTCGTCGTGACAGACGGCACCTGCCCAAAAGGCACCGTGCAAGCTGTCGATACGGATGCAAAGGCCGCTGGATTTCAAGACACTGTGGTGCTCCGCTCGAGACAAACACTGACCGCACGGGTGCTTCTCGCCGCAAACCGTGACAATGTGACCACTCCCTCTGGCCGCAGTGCGCAGCGATGCGCGCTGGAGGCGACGGTGATGCCGACGGCGAGCGGCGGGCAGGACCGCACCCCCCGCAACAACAGCGCCACGCTGGTGGTCGACCTCCGCGATGACAATGATGCCACCGCCGTACGTACGCAGGCAGTTGCGGAAACGGCGCTGGTACCACTGTCGCCGCTGCGCATTGTCCTGCCCAAAGATATGCAGTTTGTCATGCGTTCGGTGCGCGTGCGGGTGCGGAATCTGGACCAGGGCACGACAGCGCCGCGCAGCGTGAGTGTCAGTGTCGACGCAAGCGATTGCCCGGTGGGCACCGTCGCCGGCTGGGACCTCGTACCGGATGTGCCCGGCGATCAAAGCACAGCGCCGATCGCGCCGGGCAAAACCCTCCTGGGCGAGCTACTGCTCGCCCCATCTCCATCCACCATCGCCACGCCCAATCAACGCTCGCCATTTCGCTGCACACTATGGATCGAGGCGAGCGCCGCTGAGGGCGAAAGCAACCTGTCCGATAACCGCATCCCGCTTATCTTGGACCTCGTTGACGCTGGCGACGCCCGCTAAAGCCGCGCAGGCGGCACCGGCTTGCGGTTCCGTGCGCGGCGCGTGCCCAGGCCGGGCACCACGCGTGTGCGCATGGTATACATCGGGGCCATGCACAAATCGTGGCCCGCGCTGCGCGGTGGCCACGAGCGGAGGAGAACAGTGGCAACGACGGTAACGACCTTTCTCGAAATGATGCGCCTGGAGTCGCACGGACCCGACACCTACGTCGGTGCCGGACCGAGCTACCCGTGGGGTGGGTTGTACGGAGGGCAAATCGTTGCCCAGGCACTTCGGGCCGCAGCACTGACGGTGGAGCCGCGCTACCTCGTGCATTCGCTGCATGCGTATTTCATCCGCCGCGGCGATGCGACCGAACCGATCCGCCTCGAGGTGCAGCGGATCCGCGACGGACGCACCTTTGTCACCCGCCACGTGGTGGCGCGGCAAGCTGCTGGCGCCATCCTCAACCTAGCGGCGTCGTTTCACATTCCCGAGGAAGGTGTGGACATTCAGGTGGAGCACATGCCCGAAGTGCCCGCGCCGGAAACCCTCCCGAACGACACCTGGAGCGCGCTCATCGATCGTGCCTTCGTGGACCAGCGACGACTGCGCGGTACGGTGGCGGCCTGGATGCGGTTAACCGAAAAGCTGCCGGACGACGCGATCGTGCACGCGTGCGCGCTGGCATATCTGTCCGACGATCTGCCCACCGATGCCGTCATCAGCGTGCACCCCGAGTACCGCGGGCGCGGCCCGCAGTACCGCACGTTTTGGTCGGCAAGCCTCGATCACGCTATTTGGTTCCACCGGCCAGTGCAAGCAGACCAGTGGCATTTGCACGAGTTTACTTGCCGCGGTTTGATGGGCACGCGCGGACTTTCCACTGGTGCGATCTTCGATCGCGACGGCCGGCAAGTGGCCACGGTGTCGCAAGAGGTGCTCGTGCGCTTGCACCGCGAACGAGGAACGGAACGCTAGCGGCTGGCGGCGTCCGTCCCGCAAGTCGGGGCGGACGCCGCTGGAGAGCGGGCGACCGGGTTCGAACCGGCGACGTCCAGCTTGGGAAGCTGGCATTCTACCGCTGAATTACGCCCGCATGCGCACCTGATGACACTTTCCGGTTACGGAAATTCCGCGGGCGTGTCAACGACCCACACTCGCTACGCGCCCATCCGCTCGGGCCAATTTCGCCGGCCTGAAACCAGGTGCCAACAACCCCTGCTGCATTCACCCACCGGTCCGTCGCTCGCGCAAATGCGCGGCCGCACCGCGGTCCTTGCGGGTGCGACACGGCCACCGCACTGCACCGGAATTCGCGGCGGTCGTCATGCCGATGCAGTGGCGCGAACGAAGTTCAATACCACCTCTGCCAACTCTTCGCCCTTGTCCTCCTGGAGGAAGTGGCCGGCTCCGCGAATGGTTGTGTGTGGCTGCCCGGCTGCACCCGGGATCAGCGCCTGCAAAAGCTGCTCTGCGCCGCGAGTGATCGGGTCTTGGTCGCTGAAGGCGGTGAGGAACGGCTTCTTCCAGCGCCGCAACGCCCCCCATGCCTTGCGATTGGACCCCGACGCAGGATCGTCCGGCCGTGTGGGCACCAACAGGGGAAACTGTCGCGCCCCCGCTTTGTAGCGCTCGTCGGGAAAGGGCGCTTCGTACGCAGCAATCACCTCGGGGGCGAGTGTAGTGACACAACCCATTTGAATGATCTGCCCGATCGGCAGCTCGGGCGCCTCTTGCGAAAACTTTTGCCAAGTAAAAAAGGCTGGGGGCATTGGCTGATCGCCCGTGGGCAAGAAGGTGTTTGCGGCAACCACGCGGTCGAACCGGTGGCCGTGCTCGGCCACGAGTCGCAAGCCGATGAGCCCGCCCCAGTCTTGGCACACC encodes:
- a CDS encoding sugar phosphate nucleotidyltransferase — protein: MQALEKLRRFGLWYLLPLAAQKKEFSAKGCMKALVLTGGAGRTLVPFSATRPKAMTVVAGGSLLRRTLQHLREAGITDVTVVVGQHGHVVEQTFGDGSAIGLNLTYVRQERAQGIADAILQARSKFMPGEYFVLVYGDVVTSGNPFLQLLQSFNTFKSPIAGVCLPGPPTGRYGNVYLSGTRITQIVEKPRTPGLGNYVLSGFFVLPTELFSWVQEAGGAMERVFDRLTTSVGVHASIWEEGWIDVEYPWDVLAANRMVMDTWEEARISRDAKLDNNVTIVGPVRIEAGSTIRAGAVLAGPCYIGRDCYIGNNVLVRSYSSLGPSSTVGYGVELKNCVVFGRARIGRLSFIGDSVVGEEVDIGSGTMTVNETMDRQPIAVEIRGTRIDSGLRKLGSFIGDRAKIGAGNTLAAGTIVDAGAIIEHHTTVPRRE
- a CDS encoding ABC transporter permease, which produces MNVSLPHALSVWHRNLSMYRRTWKLNILPNFFEPVFYLMAIGIGLGAYVQQMGGLPYAAFLAPGLVCVAAMNGASFEVTYNIFVRMHFEKTYDAMLTTPVQPADILAGEVLWAVTRATIYGGCFYLVTSAWGLTPWYAAPWALVVIVLSGLLFAAVGLVFSLQIVTIDLFSFYFTLFLTPLFLFSDVFFPLAERLSGVWLWVAEALPLLHPVRLARLGFAGRWSGVMVWDLAYILAVSALLLVICHRSIHKRLTA
- a CDS encoding ABC transporter ATP-binding protein — its product is MVIEARNVVKRFGTRTAVAGIDLAIPPGICFGLLGPNGAGKTTTLRMVYGVTKPTSGSVRVFGIDVAADPRAVRARLGVTLQQNVLIEALSPVENLRVFGRYHLLGGRSLESRVEELLDFLELRSHAHVPVKQLSGGFQRRLAIALSLVNDPELLILDEPTTGLDPAVRLALWARVRALRGAGKTILLTTHYMDEAQRLCDRVAIVAAGKVLAEGAPEELIQHYLAREALECECDEDEVPALLDGLPVAHVLRTADRLTIYADDVTRVAETIRARDGGERRTLVLRPANLEDVFLALTGSSLEESEP
- a CDS encoding glutathione peroxidase produces the protein MTVHDFSARAIDGTETSLSEFAGKVLLIVNVASQCGLTPQYRGLQELYEHYRERGFAVLGFPCNQFGGQEPGTEEEIRTFCETRYHVTFPLFSKIEVNGPNRHPLYAFLTQQQTQPDGPGDIQWNFAKFLIDRQGKVVARFAPATAPVSEEVVEAIERTLE
- a CDS encoding nuclear transport factor 2 family protein gives rise to the protein MDTTQVERWQQLADRLEIQDLLTRYATALDTRDWDLFTRCFTPDATIDYTAVGGIKGSLPVVRAWLAEVFARFAMTQHMVSNFDVRIDGDTAECRSCLFNPMGITDEDGNLVVFFEGGYYHDRLVRTAEGWRIRERVEQPTFSTRHHPVIIRPFE
- a CDS encoding matrixin family metalloprotease; this encodes MDNNCGRRFGSVLLGLLLLALPCWATILVYDNDAELAAQSDAVVLGKVSAVVPEYTPETNSVRTRVSVAVQAVVAGRLQQESIELSEFGGAVPGLQEEVFGTPEYRVGERVLVFVQRGDQGRFRTTGLAMGKFTVEATGGGTWVARRNYRGASVLRPRAHRVDPAPRAEERPLRDLIAEAQEVFAARGEIPAQVELPPPEDTELDYSAPFSLLGNGRWFEADWGEPVSFWIDRRGLQALGPAATEDVVRAAMAAWSDVPGSLLVLQVAGSIEPQPFAPCDGPTRIVFDDPFGELANPMNCRGILAVGGYCTKSATMWHSGMVFSAIDLGKIVFNDGFEGCGIWTACNAAEVATHELGHTIGLGHSVDQHATMSPYANFDGRCAALTQDDIDGLLFLYGEPLPDVVLPPRAPVTLRIPAGETAASKEVALQIRNPDRLPANATMEARLVVTDGTCPKGTVQAVDTDAKAAGFQDTVVLRSRQTLTARVLLAANRDNVTTPSGRSAQRCALEATVMPTASGGQDRTPRNNSATLVVDLRDDNDATAVRTQAVAETALVPLSPLRIVLPKDMQFVMRSVRVRVRNLDQGTTAPRSVSVSVDASDCPVGTVAGWDLVPDVPGDQSTAPIAPGKTLLGELLLAPSPSTIATPNQRSPFRCTLWIEASAAEGESNLSDNRIPLILDLVDAGDAR
- a CDS encoding thioesterase family protein — protein: MATTVTTFLEMMRLESHGPDTYVGAGPSYPWGGLYGGQIVAQALRAAALTVEPRYLVHSLHAYFIRRGDATEPIRLEVQRIRDGRTFVTRHVVARQAAGAILNLAASFHIPEEGVDIQVEHMPEVPAPETLPNDTWSALIDRAFVDQRRLRGTVAAWMRLTEKLPDDAIVHACALAYLSDDLPTDAVISVHPEYRGRGPQYRTFWSASLDHAIWFHRPVQADQWHLHEFTCRGLMGTRGLSTGAIFDRDGRQVATVSQEVLVRLHRERGTER
- a CDS encoding haloalkane dehalogenase, which gives rise to MEILRTPDERFANLPGYPFPPRYVEVDGVRIHYVHEGPRSAAPVLLLHGEPSWSYLHRKMIPILVAGGLRVVAPDLVGFGRSDKPARREDHTYQRHVDWMLGFICALDLDHITLVCQDWGGLIGLRLVAEHGHRFDRVVAANTFLPTGDQPMPPAFFTWQKFSQEAPELPIGQIIQMGCVTTLAPEVIAAYEAPFPDERYKAGARQFPLLVPTRPDDPASGSNRKAWGALRRWKKPFLTAFSDQDPITRGAEQLLQALIPGAAGQPHTTIRGAGHFLQEDKGEELAEVVLNFVRATASA